The DNA segment GTCACGAATTCTTCTGTACTTTTTTGAACAATTTCATTTTCAGATTGAAGATCCATTGTCATTTTTCCAACATCGTCTTTGACATCAATGACCATAGCATTTAGTCCACTGGTATTAACAAAATTAATCAATTCTTTCATTTTATCTGTTCCACCAGCTGAATAAGCTGTTACGTAAATTCCTTTTACGCCATTCTCAGGATACTCGATAGTGATGCCACTATCGTATGTAAACTGTGAAGGAAACTCAACAGGTGTTCTGAGGATTGGTTCTGAGTTGATTTCTAATAAAGTTGGTTCAGGATTTTCTTCAGCTGATACTGCAAGAGGAGCGAAACCAATGCTCGCTGTTGCTAGTAATCCCAGCCAAAATGATGCACTTTTTTTCATACTTTTTTATTCCTCTCTTTCAGGTGATTCAATAAGATTAGGGTCAACTAGGGTAAACCCTTTTTCGATTAAGCCTTCAGCAATAGAAATGACGGCTCCATTCGTCCATGAACGATCATGCATCAATAGGTTAGCTCCATTATTTAGGTATTCCGTGTTTAACATGATACCGGATAAAGCTTCACTTGTTTGGTAATCTGCTTCCCAATCGTATCCATACGTCCAGTTCATTGAAACCATGTCTTCTTCAGCCATTATAGCATCAGATGTTTCCGTCGTTACGCCATGAGGGGCACGAAAGAAGCGCGGTTTTTCACCAGTTACTTCATAAATCAATTGATTGGTTTGTAAGATTTCTTCGCGTTGGTTTTCTGGACTGATGGTACTTAAATTAGGATGTGTTTGGGTGTGATTTCCAATTTCAAATCCCATATCATAAATTTGTTTCAACTTTTCTTTACCTTCATCTGATTCTATGTACATACCGTTAACAAAGAAGATGGCAGGTGCATTGATTGCTTTCAATTGTTCAGCTATTTCCACTGCGTGTTGATCAGGAGAATCGTCAAAAGTTAAAAGGGCTACTTTAGGGTCAACGGCCTCATCGATTGGTTCTACAACTGAGGTGGTTGGGTTAATGTGGTACCGAAATGCTTCTTGTTTATCAGAAGGCTGCTCGGAAGACTCCATTGAACTTTGGACTTCACTGCTTTGTTCACTTGTAGAAGATTCTTCTGTGCTACTCGATTGAGTCTCACTTGTGTTAGAAGCAAGCGAAGAAGTGGTCGAATCGTCAGTTGACGTATCAGCAGTTTGACATCCGCTTAAGATAAGAGCGCTCATAAGAGATACTCCTAATAGAATAGGTTTCATTTTCAAAGACTCCTTTAGTATGTGCTTATTTAGATTTAGATGATTCGTTTAAATCGTTAAGAGACGCTGTTGATTGAGCTTGAGTATCTTGCACAGCAACAAGTTCTTGATCAAGTTTAGCCAATAATGCTTTTGTTTCAGCATCAGATTTATTAATGGTTTCGATACCGGCAGTAAGGGTCTCATAAGTGGCTTCTTCTTTGCCTAAATCTGAAAAATAGGTTTCCTGTTCGGCTAATACTGTTTCGTAATGAGCGATATACTCCTCTAAGCTAGCGGTCAGTTCTTCTATGTTTGTAGATAATGCCGTTAGTTCTTCTTGCGGCAGTTTATCACTTGTTTTTTCTGCTAGGAGAACTTGTTCTTCTTTCATCGCAGAAACCGTCTCTTTTAATTCGGAAAGGGAAGAGGAACGAGTCTCAACATTTTCAAAAACAGCAGAAGACTTATCCGCTAAAGTGCTTAATGAATCGTCTTCAGAAAGCGTCGTTTCAAACGTTCCCTGTAAACTTTTTTCTTGTTCTGAAATGGCATTTAAGTCATTTACGATCTGTTCATTTTGAGTCTCGACAGAGGTGGTGGATTCCAATGCTTTTGCAACATCATCGTTGCCGCAAGCTGTCAAGAATAAGGAAACAGCAAATAAATTTGTGACTAAATATCTTTTTTTCATTGTACGAAAACTCCTTTTTTAATTTAGAAAACATCAAAGTAAAGAAAAAACAAACGAAAAAGCACATTTTTTTCGTTTTCATTTAATCAATAACTTTAACCATTATAGCAAACGCTTCCTGTTTTCTAAAGCAATATGACCCGTTATTTAATATTAAAGAGGATAAGTAGGAAAAAATAAAAAACTATCTCTTACGTATAGAATCATGTAAAATGGGTAAGTAAGTGGAAAACAGAATGAGGTAAAGAGAGGGCTAATATGTTCATATATTATATCTTAGCAGCCATCATAGTGGCCGTTGATCAGTTCACTAAATTTTTAACCGTGCAAAACATTGACTTATATGAAATTGTAGAAGTTGTTCCAAATGTCTTATCATGGATGTACATTCAAAATAACGGAGCTGCTTGGAGCATTTTAGAAGGCCAAATGTGGTTCTTTTATATTATAACGATTATAGTAATTGGCTTTGTTATTTATTATTTGCAAAAATATGGTAAGCAAAGTCGGTTATTTTCAATTGCTTTAGCACTTATTTTAGCTGGTTCAATAGGGAATTTTATTGATCGTATTCGATTTGAATATGTTATCGACATGGTTCGTTTGGAATTTATTAATTTTCCGATTTTTAACGTAGCCGATATGTCATTAAGTATCGGAGTATTTTTAATGATTATTTTTGTTTTCATAGACGAAAGAAATGAAAAAAAGAAACGCTAAACCATTATTTAAATATAAATTAAGGGTTTAAAGAAGGAGATCAAACATGTTACAAGAACATAATTTTATTATTAACGAAGAATCAGGTCGCTTAGATAAGGTCTTGACAGACTTATTGCCGTCTATTACACGTTCGCACATTCAACAATGGATCAAAGAAGGAAACGTCTCTGTAAATGGAGAAAAAATGAAAGCTAATTATAAAGTACAACCAGGAGACGAGATTGCTATCGTTGAACCAGAGCTTGTTTCTTTAGAGGTGCTTGCAGAAGATATCCCAATCGAAATCGTGTATCAAGATGAAGATGTCGTAGTCGTGAATAAAGCACAAGGAATGGTTGTCCATCCTTCTGCTGGTCATCAAACAGGAACATTAGTGAATGCATTGATGCACCACATCACTGATTTGTCTGGTATCAACGGAACGATACGTCCAGGAATCGTTCACCGTATCGATAAGGATACTTCAGGTTTATTAATGGTTGCTAAAAATGATGCTGCACATGAAAAATTAGCTGCTCAATTAAAAGACAAAACGTCATTAAGAGAATACATTGCCTTAGTGCATGGTGTGATCCCTCATGAAAAAGGAACGATTGATGCTCCACTTGGCCGTTCAAAACAAGACCGCAAAAAACAAGACATCATTGATGGCGGAAGAGCAGCTGTAACGCACTTTACCGTTCTTGAACGCTTTAAAGATTTTACATTGGTTTCATTGAAATTAGAAACGGGTAGAACACATCAAATTCGTGTGCACATGAAATACATTGGTTATCCTTTAGCAGGAGACCCAATATACGGACCAAGAAAAACATTAGAAGGCAAGGGACAGTTCTTGCATGCAACGACATTAGGTTTTAAACACCCAACGTCTGGTGAATTCTTAACTTTTGAAGCACCTTTACCTAAGTTGTTTGAAGATACATTAAACGACTTAAGAAATGTCTAAATTTTTTGTTTGACTTTTTTAGAGACGTTCTATATAGTCATAAGTGACAGAAAAATAAACTTATCCTTTAATCCTAGTCCTGTGAGACTAAGAAGGAGCATAGTAAGAAAAGGTGAACGTACCTTCTCTTATATTTACTCAACAGTAATATGCCCTCTTTGACCATTAAAGGTTAGGAGGGCATTTTTTATTGGCCAATCCTATTAAAGCGATATGAAAAGTTGGAGGGGAAGATATGTCAATTAAATCAGAAGTAGAAGTAGTCGATCAAGCTGCTGTAAAACGCGCATTGACTCGGATCACTTATGAGATCATCGAAAGAAACAAAGGAATTGAAGACTTGGTTCTAGTTGGGATCAAAACGCGGGGCATTTACCTTGCAAGGCGAATTGCTGAACGCATGAAACAGTTGGAAAACGTGGAGATCCCTGTGGGTGAGTTAGATATATCACTTTATAGAGATGACGTCCATGAAATGAACGACAATAATGAACCTACGATAAACGGATCGGATATTCCGGTTTCTATTGAAGGCAAGCAAGTCATTCTAGTTGATGACGTATTGTTTACTGGCCGGACGATTAGAGCGGCACTAGATGCACTGATGGACATCGGTCGCCCAAGTAAAATCTCTGTGGCTGTATTAGTTGATAGAGGGCACAGAGAATTGCCGATTCGTGCCGATTTTGTTGGTAAAAACATTCCTACTTCCTTAGAAGAACAAATTAAAGTTGGCGTTCAAGAACTGGATGGCGAAGATCATGTGCTCATCCAAAAAATAACTAAATAAAGCTAAGTGAAACTTTAAATTAGTCCTGTGAGACTAATAAGGTCACTACTATAATCGTACCCTGATTCCATACTGGAAGTGCTGCACAAGCAGAAGGGAATTATTCTAGAACCTAAAATTCTCCACAAAACTTTAGGTTCTTTTTTTATACAAATTTCCACTCCACTAGACTTTAAAAATGATAAGGAGGAAAAGACAATGGAAAAAATTTCTGCAACAATTTCTTTAGACCATTTTGTCTCAGTAGAAGATCTAACAAATGAAGAGGTTCTAACGTTGATCAAGCGGGCGTCACAATTTAAAAAAGGGACGATCTCTGCTCAAGTAATGGAGCCACTTTACGCGGTGAATTTATTCTTTGAGAACAGTACACGCACACACAAAAGTTTTGAAATGGCTGAAAAAAAATTGGGCATCGAAATCATTGACTTTGAACCTTCAACAAGCAGCATCAAAAAAGGAGAGAGCCTTTACGACACGGTATTGACCATGTCCGCACTTGGAACGGAAATTGCCGTTATTCGTGACAGTAAAGAAGCTTTTTATACTGAATTAATCAATAGCCCATCCATTAAATGCTCCATCATTAACGGCGGAGATGGAACAGGCCAACACCCCAGCCAATGTTTATTGGACTTAATGACCATTTACGAAGAATACGGTCATTTTGACGGCTTAAAGATCGCTATCATTGGAGATTTAAAACATTCCAGAGTAGCTAAATCAAATATGCATATGCTAAAACGACTGGGTGCAGAGGTTCTCTTCTCTGGTCCGACTGAATGGATAGATGACTCTTTTAAAGAGTACGGCCAATACGCGGCAGTGGATGACCTTATTTGTGAAGCCGACGTGATCATGCTCTTACGTGTACAGCATGAACGCCATGAATCTTATAACGATGCGTTGATCGCCAGCTATCTAGATCAATATGGCATTAACGAATTACGCGAAAAGAATATGAAACCTTCCGCAATCTTGATGCATCCTGCACCAGTCAACCGTGATGTGGAGTTACAAAGCTCACTGGTTGAGTGTGAACGATCACGAATCGTGACTCAAATGTCGAATGGCGTCTACGCCAGAATGGCAATTTTAGAAGCCATCATAGTGGGAAGAGCGAACAGCAAAACACCTTTATAAATTTACCTCAGGAGATGAAGCCATGACGATCTGGATTAAAAATGCCATTATGTTAACCAAAAATGAAGACTATCAGCCCATTGAACTGTTGATCGATGGAGAACAGATCCAAGCTATTGGATCAGAT comes from the Carnobacterium sp. 17-4 genome and includes:
- a CDS encoding polysaccharide deacetylase family protein gives rise to the protein MKPILLGVSLMSALILSGCQTADTSTDDSTTSSLASNTSETQSSSTEESSTSEQSSEVQSSMESSEQPSDKQEAFRYHINPTTSVVEPIDEAVDPKVALLTFDDSPDQHAVEIAEQLKAINAPAIFFVNGMYIESDEGKEKLKQIYDMGFEIGNHTQTHPNLSTISPENQREEILQTNQLIYEVTGEKPRFFRAPHGVTTETSDAIMAEEDMVSMNWTYGYDWEADYQTSEALSGIMLNTEYLNNGANLLMHDRSWTNGAVISIAEGLIEKGFTLVDPNLIESPEREE
- a CDS encoding YkyA family protein; this translates as MKKRYLVTNLFAVSLFLTACGNDDVAKALESTTSVETQNEQIVNDLNAISEQEKSLQGTFETTLSEDDSLSTLADKSSAVFENVETRSSSLSELKETVSAMKEEQVLLAEKTSDKLPQEELTALSTNIEELTASLEEYIAHYETVLAEQETYFSDLGKEEATYETLTAGIETINKSDAETKALLAKLDQELVAVQDTQAQSTASLNDLNESSKSK
- the lspA gene encoding signal peptidase II, whose product is MFIYYILAAIIVAVDQFTKFLTVQNIDLYEIVEVVPNVLSWMYIQNNGAAWSILEGQMWFFYIITIIVIGFVIYYLQKYGKQSRLFSIALALILAGSIGNFIDRIRFEYVIDMVRLEFINFPIFNVADMSLSIGVFLMIIFVFIDERNEKKKR
- a CDS encoding RluA family pseudouridine synthase, with translation MLQEHNFIINEESGRLDKVLTDLLPSITRSHIQQWIKEGNVSVNGEKMKANYKVQPGDEIAIVEPELVSLEVLAEDIPIEIVYQDEDVVVVNKAQGMVVHPSAGHQTGTLVNALMHHITDLSGINGTIRPGIVHRIDKDTSGLLMVAKNDAAHEKLAAQLKDKTSLREYIALVHGVIPHEKGTIDAPLGRSKQDRKKQDIIDGGRAAVTHFTVLERFKDFTLVSLKLETGRTHQIRVHMKYIGYPLAGDPIYGPRKTLEGKGQFLHATTLGFKHPTSGEFLTFEAPLPKLFEDTLNDLRNV
- the pyrR gene encoding bifunctional pyr operon transcriptional regulator/uracil phosphoribosyltransferase PyrR gives rise to the protein MSIKSEVEVVDQAAVKRALTRITYEIIERNKGIEDLVLVGIKTRGIYLARRIAERMKQLENVEIPVGELDISLYRDDVHEMNDNNEPTINGSDIPVSIEGKQVILVDDVLFTGRTIRAALDALMDIGRPSKISVAVLVDRGHRELPIRADFVGKNIPTSLEEQIKVGVQELDGEDHVLIQKITK
- a CDS encoding aspartate carbamoyltransferase catalytic subunit — its product is MEKISATISLDHFVSVEDLTNEEVLTLIKRASQFKKGTISAQVMEPLYAVNLFFENSTRTHKSFEMAEKKLGIEIIDFEPSTSSIKKGESLYDTVLTMSALGTEIAVIRDSKEAFYTELINSPSIKCSIINGGDGTGQHPSQCLLDLMTIYEEYGHFDGLKIAIIGDLKHSRVAKSNMHMLKRLGAEVLFSGPTEWIDDSFKEYGQYAAVDDLICEADVIMLLRVQHERHESYNDALIASYLDQYGINELREKNMKPSAILMHPAPVNRDVELQSSLVECERSRIVTQMSNGVYARMAILEAIIVGRANSKTPL